The Mucilaginibacter sp. PAMB04168 genome contains the following window.
TCTTAATTATGCAGAGGCCTTAAATGAAGCCGACCCTGGTAATTCCGATATCGCCAGATATGTAAATCTGGTAAGGGAACGCGCCGGCCTGCCGGCACTCATTACCGGTTTGTCTCAGGACCAAATGCGGGAACGGATCAGGCATGAGCGCAAGATTGAACTTGCCTTCGAAGAACATCGCTTTTGGGACGTTAGACGTTGGAAAATAGCGGATAAGACCGAAACCACACCTATTTATGGTCTTAATGTTACTGCCGGTACCAGCTTCACGGATGTTAATTTTTATAAGCGGACCATAGTAGAGACAAGAGTTTTTAATAAAAAACACATGCTTTGGCCATTGCCGCAATCGGAGATGGATCGTAACAACATCCTGGTGCAAAATCCCGGATGGTAAACTGTGTAGTCCCGTTAGTGCATCCGCCCTTTCACTAAGCAAGGGCGGAGCATTATTTAAAATGAAATAGTACAAACACCAGTATGCTAAGTAGCTGTCAAATGTCAATTTACAAATCCAATTTCCCTTTAAAAAAATTCTGTTGTTTAGCATTCCTTATATTTTTAAAGATAAGTCCAATCCTGGCGTTTGATACCTCCGGCGGTATGCATCCTAAAGCGCAGATTGACTTTGTAAAAAAACAAATTAGATTAAAAAAGGAACCTTACGTTTCGGCTTATAACTTGCTGATTAAAAAGGCTGATTCGGCACTTTTAATAGAAAATCATGCGATTGTAGATTTCAGTATCCCCGGATATTATTCAGATAAAGCAGGACATCAAAAGAATTCGCTGGCATTGCAGGTAGATGGTATTTCGGCATATAGCTGTGCTTTAGCGTACAGGCTGAGCAATCAAAAAAAATATGCGGATAAGGCCTTGTATTTCTTAAACTCCTGGTCAAGAATTAATCAAAGATATTCCCAGTTAGACGGATCGTTAGTTATGTCGTATTCCGGAACCACTATGATGATAGCTGCAGATCTGTTAAAAGGTTATAACGGCTGGGGCCAAGCAAGTCAGCAGCAATTCAGATACTGGACTGTCCACGTATTTCGTGATGCAGCTAATAGCATCCGGGTCAGACATAACAATTCAGGCGATTGGTCCAGGTTAGCCTCATTACTTGCCGATGTCTATCTGGAAGATAAAGAAGACCTTCAAAAGAATATAGATTTAGTTAGAGCAGATTTATTTGATAAAATTTCGCCTGATGGTCATATGGTAGAAGAAGTAAAGCGTCAGGTTAAAGGTATATGGTATACCTATTTTTCGCTTGCGCCGTTAACGGCTTCTTGTTGGGTAATTTATAATCAAACTGGTGAGAACCTCTTTAAAGCCGAAAAGAACGGCTCATCTATCCAAAAAGCGCTTGCCTATTTGTTATATTATGACCAGCATCCCGCCGAATGGAAATATGCTAGTAACCCTGAAACAAGTTTAACTTATACAGAAACTGGTCCGTGGCCAGCCAATTTACTGGAGGCAATGAATGGAATTTATAAAGGCCCTGATTTTGATGCTTTTGTACTACCATACCGGCCAGTTATGTACCCCAAGCATGATTATGCCTGGACATTCCCAACCTTAATGCCACTTAGCTTAACGGCTTACAAATAAAAGGCTGCATATCACGAAAAGTGGTATGTCTGCTTGATACTTACTATGAATCAAATAATGAAAACACACCTATTAAAATATTCTTATGTTGGCCTCATGCTTTGTGCCGCACTTACGTCTGCCGCTCAGCGTAATACCGCTGCCAAGCCGCCTAAATTGCAAAGCGATGGTTACAAATTGGTTTGGGCCGAAGAATTCAACTACAATGGGGCCCCTGACCAATCTACATGGAGCTTTGAAAAGGGCTTCGAAAGAAACGAAGAATTACAATGGTACCAGGAAAACAATGCCAGGTGCGAACACGGGCATCTGATCATTGAAGCGAGGAGGGAATCTGTAGCTAACCCCAATTTCCAGGCAAACAGCAGCGACTGGAAAAAAAATAGAAAAGAAGCAACTTATACCTCTTCCAGCATCAAGACCCGGGGTTTGCACAGCTGGCTTTATGGGCGTTTTGTGATGCGTGGGAAAATTGATATTCGTGACGGAATTTGGCCCGCTTGGTGGACTTTAGGGATTAAAGGGAAGTGGCCGGCAACCGGAGAGATAGATATTATGGAATACTACCGAAAAAAGCTGCTTGCAAATATTGCTTATATGGGTGCCGATAACAAAGACGCATGGTTTACCGTCAATAAAAATATCGATTCTCTTGGCGGTAAGGCCTGGGCTGATAAATTTCATATCTGGCGGATGGACTGGAATGAAAACAGTATCGCGCTGTATGTTGATGATCAATTAATAAATAGGGTTGAGATGGATAAACTCATGAATAGAGATGGCACCGGTATCAATCCATTTAAACAGCCGCATTATATGCTGCTAAACTTAGCCATAGGCGGAAAACAAGGAGGCAACCCCGAGGCAACCCTTTTTCCTGCCAAATTTGAAGTAGATTATGTTAGAGTATATCAGAAGTAAGCAACGAAATGTCAGTTAGTAATTTCACAATGAGAAACGTAACGAAGCTTACTGCTTTTATGCTGGTCTTTATAACCGTAAACAGCAAAAGTCAGTCGGTTGTTAAAGCTAATATTTCCAATGCCGAATACGCAATTAACGTAAAGCCAAGATATGGTCAGATTTTCGAGGATACCGTTTTTAAAACCAAAGCGATCTTCAACGCCATGCAACGTGTGGCAGACTGGCAGATTAATACTTGGAACAGCAAAGGCTTTAAGGCTTCAAAAGTGGACTGGACCAACGGTGCATGTTACACCGGTTTATTTGCCTTCGGAAGTCTAAAAGGTAACCAGAAATACCTAAAAGTGTTACTGGATATCGGTAATGACGTAAAATGGAATACTGGACACCTGCGTTTTTATGCCGATGATTATTGTGTGGGCCAAACCTATGCACAGTTATACGGCAGATATCGAAGAAAAGAAATGATCACACCGTTTACTATTCAGGCCGACAGCATTGTGGCTAGCCCACATGATGAGCCGCTACACTGGAGAAATAATATTCAGTTGAGGGAATGGGCATGGTGTGACGCGCTTTTTATGGCGCCGCCATCGCTGGCGTACCTGAGCACTACTACAGGTGATCAAAAATACCTAAATACAGCTATTAAACTTTGGTGGAAGACGACAGACTTTTTATATGACCCAGCAGAAAAGCTGTATTTTAGAGACGAAACCTTTTTCAACAAAAAGGAAAAGAACGGTGAAAAGGTATTTTGGTCGCGGGGAAACGGTTGGGTAGTTGCTGGTTTAGTCCGGGTGTTGGAGAATACGCCAAAAAATCATCCCGACAGAGCAAGACTTGAGAAGTTATTCAAGAATATGATAAGCAGAATAGCCAGACTACAACAGCAGGACGGAAGCTGGCATGCCTCATTACTTGATCCGGATAGTTATCCGATTAAAGAAATGAGCGGGACAGGCTTTTTCTGTTATGCAATGGCTTGGGGCCTTAATCAAGGTCTGCTTGATGAAAAAACCTACCTTCCGGTCGTTAAGCGGTCATGGCTTGCGCTAAATTCAGCGGTTAAAGATGGAATGTTAGGCTATGTACAACCCATAGGCGCAAGCCCGGATCAAGTAAACGCTAATAGTACGGCGGTCTATGGGGTCGGAGCTTTTTTACTGTCCGGCGTACAGTTATACAATTTTATGGAAAGACATCCAAACTACTAACGATTTTTGTCAAATGTTATCAATCAAATCTATTGTTACCTGCATTTTGGCATGTTTAATTCTGCAAGCAAATTTACAGGCGCAAAACAAGGTTATTTACCAAACTGAAGCCTACACGCTATACCGCGACAGCGTTGTTCAGGCGAACTTTACAGGCCGTGCGTTGTCATCAACCCAATTAACTTCCAATTACAAGGGTCGGGATAAAGCAGGTAGATACAAGGAGACATTAGCTACATCCTGGAAGCTTTCAAAAGACATATCCAACTTTCCTCACTACCACTCTGACTTCCCAATAGTAGATGCCATCTATAACCTGTCTCTTGAGGAGATGCAAAATGCTGTTGAACCTGACAGCACCTTCAGAACAGGCAAATCATGGAAGGGCGTATGGACAAGGGACATTAGTTACAGCATCATTTTGTCAATGGCTGTATTGCAGCCAGAAGTAGCCATGAAAAGCTTGATGCGGAAGGTTAAGGACGGATTTATTGTTCAGGATACCGGTACCGGCGGAGCATATCCCGTATCATCCGACCGAATGATTTGGGCAGTTGCAGCCTGGGAGATATACAAAGTAACGGGGGATAAAGGCTGGTTGAAGAACGCATACGACATTATCAAAAGATCGGCAGTCAATGACGAGGTGAATTTGCATAATTCTAAAACAGGCTTGGTTAAAGGCGAATCGTCCTTTTTGGATTGGCGGGAACAAACTTACCCACGCTGGATGCAGCCGGCAGATATTTATGAATCGGAATGCCTGAGCACTAATGCTGTGCATTACCGTATGTACAAAGTACTGGCAGACATGGCAGCTTTATTTGGCGATGATAAATCGGCAAATTTTTATAACAAAAATGCAAGCGTTATTAAGAAAGGCATTAACAAATATTTATGGCAGGAAAAAAAGGGGTATTACGGTCAGTATTTATACGGACGGGTCCATAAAACTCTTTCTCCGCGTGCCGAAACCTTAGGTGAGGCCTTGGCTGTTCTTTTTGATATTCCGCCTGTTTCCAATCAACGTAAAATAATTGAAAATATACCCACAGGTGTTTACGGTACGCCCTGCATTTATCCGCAGATACCAGAAATTCCGCCTTATCACAATAACGCCGTATGGCCTTTTGTAGAAAGTTACTGGGCACTGGCTGCAGCTAAAGCAGGTAACGAAAGTTCAGTTTTAAAAAGTTTGAGTGCTATTTACCGGGCAGGCGGGTTATTTCTGACTAACAAAGAAAACTTTGTTTCCAGCACTGGTGATTTTGGTGGAACAGAAGTCAACTCAAGCAATATGCTCTGGAGCCTGTCTGGCAACATTGCCATAATTTATAAAGTGCTGTTTGGTATCAGTTACAATACAGATAACCTAAGCTTTACGCCTTTTATACCCAAAGCATTAAGCGGGAAACATTTACTTAAAGCATTTAAGTATCGGGACGCCGAACTGGACATCTCCATATCGGGATATGGACATACAATAGCCAAGGTCACTTTAGATGGGAAGCCGCTGCCTGCTGCCACTATACCTGCCTCATTATCAGGAAAGCATAGCATCAATATTACCTTGTCTAATTATTTTGCTCCATCTAAAATTAATACGCTTCCTGCTTATACAAGCCTTCCCAACCCTCAGGTTCGTTATAACAACAATACACTGTCATGGGAGCCAATCCTGGGTGCCCAACGTTATCAAATATTTAAAAATGGCAGTTCGGTTGCAGAGGTTGTGAAACCTAGTTATGCCATTGCCGCTGGCAATAGCGAATATCAAATAATAGCCATTGATAAAAATAGTATTGGCTCATTTACAAGCGAGCCCGTGCTGGTTGCGGCAGCCCGGCCTGCCACCATTTTACAGGTAGAGGATTATACCGAAAAATCTTCGCTCCCTCACGTTGGCTATTCAGGAAAAGGTTTTGTGAATACTGATACAAAGGAAAATACGAATATTAAAATGAATGTAGATGTAGCCCTTGCGGGCTGGTATACGATGGATGTACGTTACGCCAACGGTAACGGCCCGATTAATACCGGTAATACATGTGCCATCCGTACCATCGTACTGAATGGGCAATTTGCGGGGGTGGTAGTCTTGCCGCATCGGGGCAAAGGTCAATGGTCTAACTGGGGGTTTAGCAATTCCTTAAGAGTAAAGCTACGAAAAGGAATAAACCAGTTGTCTATACAGCTAAAGAGTACCAATACCAACATGAACATTGATGTGAATCA
Protein-coding sequences here:
- a CDS encoding alginate lyase family protein; its protein translation is MSIYKSNFPLKKFCCLAFLIFLKISPILAFDTSGGMHPKAQIDFVKKQIRLKKEPYVSAYNLLIKKADSALLIENHAIVDFSIPGYYSDKAGHQKNSLALQVDGISAYSCALAYRLSNQKKYADKALYFLNSWSRINQRYSQLDGSLVMSYSGTTMMIAADLLKGYNGWGQASQQQFRYWTVHVFRDAANSIRVRHNNSGDWSRLASLLADVYLEDKEDLQKNIDLVRADLFDKISPDGHMVEEVKRQVKGIWYTYFSLAPLTASCWVIYNQTGENLFKAEKNGSSIQKALAYLLYYDQHPAEWKYASNPETSLTYTETGPWPANLLEAMNGIYKGPDFDAFVLPYRPVMYPKHDYAWTFPTLMPLSLTAYK
- a CDS encoding glycoside hydrolase family 16 protein, whose translation is MKTHLLKYSYVGLMLCAALTSAAQRNTAAKPPKLQSDGYKLVWAEEFNYNGAPDQSTWSFEKGFERNEELQWYQENNARCEHGHLIIEARRESVANPNFQANSSDWKKNRKEATYTSSSIKTRGLHSWLYGRFVMRGKIDIRDGIWPAWWTLGIKGKWPATGEIDIMEYYRKKLLANIAYMGADNKDAWFTVNKNIDSLGGKAWADKFHIWRMDWNENSIALYVDDQLINRVEMDKLMNRDGTGINPFKQPHYMLLNLAIGGKQGGNPEATLFPAKFEVDYVRVYQK
- a CDS encoding glycoside hydrolase family 88 protein, with the protein product MRNVTKLTAFMLVFITVNSKSQSVVKANISNAEYAINVKPRYGQIFEDTVFKTKAIFNAMQRVADWQINTWNSKGFKASKVDWTNGACYTGLFAFGSLKGNQKYLKVLLDIGNDVKWNTGHLRFYADDYCVGQTYAQLYGRYRRKEMITPFTIQADSIVASPHDEPLHWRNNIQLREWAWCDALFMAPPSLAYLSTTTGDQKYLNTAIKLWWKTTDFLYDPAEKLYFRDETFFNKKEKNGEKVFWSRGNGWVVAGLVRVLENTPKNHPDRARLEKLFKNMISRIARLQQQDGSWHASLLDPDSYPIKEMSGTGFFCYAMAWGLNQGLLDEKTYLPVVKRSWLALNSAVKDGMLGYVQPIGASPDQVNANSTAVYGVGAFLLSGVQLYNFMERHPNY
- a CDS encoding trehalase family glycosidase, whose amino-acid sequence is MLSIKSIVTCILACLILQANLQAQNKVIYQTEAYTLYRDSVVQANFTGRALSSTQLTSNYKGRDKAGRYKETLATSWKLSKDISNFPHYHSDFPIVDAIYNLSLEEMQNAVEPDSTFRTGKSWKGVWTRDISYSIILSMAVLQPEVAMKSLMRKVKDGFIVQDTGTGGAYPVSSDRMIWAVAAWEIYKVTGDKGWLKNAYDIIKRSAVNDEVNLHNSKTGLVKGESSFLDWREQTYPRWMQPADIYESECLSTNAVHYRMYKVLADMAALFGDDKSANFYNKNASVIKKGINKYLWQEKKGYYGQYLYGRVHKTLSPRAETLGEALAVLFDIPPVSNQRKIIENIPTGVYGTPCIYPQIPEIPPYHNNAVWPFVESYWALAAAKAGNESSVLKSLSAIYRAGGLFLTNKENFVSSTGDFGGTEVNSSNMLWSLSGNIAIIYKVLFGISYNTDNLSFTPFIPKALSGKHLLKAFKYRDAELDISISGYGHTIAKVTLDGKPLPAATIPASLSGKHSINITLSNYFAPSKINTLPAYTSLPNPQVRYNNNTLSWEPILGAQRYQIFKNGSSVAEVVKPSYAIAAGNSEYQIIAIDKNSIGSFTSEPVLVAAARPATILQVEDYTEKSSLPHVGYSGKGFVNTDTKENTNIKMNVDVALAGWYTMDVRYANGNGPINTGNTCAIRTIVLNGQFAGVVVLPHRGKGQWSNWGFSNSLRVKLRKGINQLSIQLKSTNTNMNIDVNQAMIDYVRLLPAL